In Vibrio syngnathi, the following proteins share a genomic window:
- the fecE gene encoding Fe(3+) dicitrate ABC transporter ATP-binding protein FecE, protein MLKTQNLSVAYGKQTIIPNLSVSIPKGKITALIGPNGCGKSTLLKTLVRINKPVTGEVLFEDKPLSSYGDKVLARSLSLLPQILVSPEGISVRKLVEYGRSPYVSHWGRLGQEDQAIVEQAMHDTGVLEFADKPIEALSGGQRQRAWIAMIIAQDTDVVMLDEPTTYLDMSHQVELMNLMQQMNNKGKTVVVVLHDLNQASRYCDHLIVLERGGLVAEGTPDEVMTETLLNDVFDLKASVFRDPISNTPMCVAI, encoded by the coding sequence ATGCTAAAAACGCAGAATCTTTCCGTCGCGTACGGCAAACAAACGATCATACCGAACCTTTCGGTGTCCATCCCAAAGGGAAAAATCACAGCCTTAATTGGACCCAATGGGTGTGGTAAATCTACCTTATTAAAGACGTTAGTCAGGATCAATAAGCCGGTGACAGGAGAGGTGTTATTTGAAGACAAACCGTTGTCTAGCTATGGCGATAAAGTGCTCGCGCGTTCGTTGTCTCTTCTGCCGCAAATATTGGTCAGCCCTGAAGGCATTTCGGTAAGAAAACTGGTTGAATATGGCCGTTCTCCTTATGTGTCCCATTGGGGAAGGTTAGGGCAAGAAGACCAAGCTATTGTCGAACAAGCAATGCATGATACCGGCGTACTTGAGTTCGCTGATAAACCGATTGAGGCACTGTCGGGTGGGCAGCGTCAAAGAGCATGGATAGCGATGATAATAGCGCAAGACACAGATGTCGTGATGTTGGATGAACCTACCACTTATCTTGATATGTCTCACCAAGTTGAATTAATGAACTTGATGCAGCAGATGAATAACAAGGGAAAAACGGTGGTGGTTGTGCTCCATGATCTGAACCAAGCGAGCCGTTACTGCGATCATTTGATCGTTTTAGAAAGAGGTGGTTTAGTGGCTGAAGGCACCCCCGATGAGGTGATGACCGAGACATTACTGAATGATGTTTTTGATCTCAAAGCGAGCGTATTTCGTGACCCTATATCCAATACGCCGATGTGTGTGGCGATTTAA